The Alcanivorax sediminis genome window below encodes:
- a CDS encoding ABC transporter ATP-binding protein, with product MKDSLLSIENLTCGYHQQAVVKSLSLTLAAGEIACLLGPSGCGKTTTLRAIAGLEPVTGGSIRIQGKLVSSDSLQLPPEQRGLGMVFQEHALFPHLTVADNVAFGLRKLSADEKRRRVSECLGRVRLQGMEQRYPHELSGGQQQRVALARALAPRPALLLLDEPFASLDLDLRRQLARELGDILREENVTALMVTHDQEEAFALADRVGVMQSGQLEQWDTPYNIYHAPANRFVAEFAGYGAFLRGEVTDQHSVRTSLGELTGRHQDNLAPGTTVDVLLRPEDIVADETATLALPVTRRQFTGASILYHLRVSASETLLCQTDSHTNVLEGDTLHVRLGTKHLVSFAINNE from the coding sequence ATGAAAGACTCGCTACTCAGCATCGAGAACCTGACTTGCGGCTATCATCAGCAAGCGGTGGTAAAAAGCCTCAGCCTGACGCTGGCAGCCGGAGAAATTGCCTGCCTGCTTGGCCCCAGCGGCTGCGGCAAGACCACCACCCTGCGAGCTATAGCCGGTCTGGAGCCGGTTACCGGCGGCAGTATCCGCATCCAGGGCAAGCTGGTGTCGTCAGACAGCCTGCAACTCCCCCCCGAACAACGTGGTCTAGGCATGGTGTTCCAGGAGCATGCCCTGTTTCCACACCTGACTGTCGCAGACAACGTGGCTTTCGGTTTGCGCAAACTGTCTGCGGATGAAAAGCGTCGACGTGTCAGTGAGTGTCTTGGGCGAGTGCGCCTGCAAGGCATGGAGCAACGTTACCCACACGAGCTATCCGGTGGTCAGCAGCAGCGGGTAGCACTGGCCCGGGCCCTGGCGCCTCGCCCTGCCCTGTTGCTACTGGACGAGCCCTTTGCCAGCCTGGATCTGGATCTTCGCCGTCAACTGGCCCGCGAGCTAGGCGATATTCTCCGGGAAGAAAATGTGACCGCCCTGATGGTCACCCATGACCAGGAAGAAGCCTTCGCACTGGCTGACCGGGTCGGCGTGATGCAAAGCGGCCAGCTCGAGCAGTGGGATACCCCCTACAATATTTATCATGCCCCGGCGAATCGCTTCGTGGCGGAGTTTGCCGGCTATGGCGCATTCTTGCGTGGTGAAGTCACCGATCAGCATAGCGTCAGAACCAGCCTCGGCGAGCTCACTGGCCGACATCAGGACAATCTGGCCCCGGGCACGACTGTCGACGTTCTGTTGCGCCCGGAAGACATCGTCGCCGACGAAACCGCCACCCTGGCCCTTCCTGTTACCCGCCGCCAGTTCACTGGCGCCAGCATTCTCTACCACCTGCGCGTCAGCGCCTCAGAAACCCTGCTTTGCCAGACTGACAGCCACACCAACGTGCTGGAAGGCGA